A window of the Thermoanaerobacter uzonensis DSM 18761 genome harbors these coding sequences:
- a CDS encoding S-layer homology domain-containing protein, giving the protein MKKIIGLFIIFTLLIPFPVQVFANDAGFEGGIANEQEYKEVVFITGQPIIFSGVLKINQSVRGDTTTTTYRYDLASDSGDKLTRSLTFVTQEAKKPEYNQVISQTTLKTYTENIKIGGNTYTLDRNNGYIYSGSEVKSINPGVTYYAGNYSGVKLYRVNGNKGIVKVTIDDKTVGFIHKYGSADTHQINYLIESTMGSNGEVKKWVGEAHVTVSFTDKSSIEYVENDPQYISFRGGYLLRRNSGDMMDYSYNLPKLDDNGNEIGRNIGSGSLKLDGVPFEDRLVVPQVKDINGTWGKEDIKKLMSMEIFPNDSEYFGPKLPILRSDFTIAVSKAIGLKPYEPPKTTLYSARNKNVIEISPFIDISTTDPNYGYIKAASDTGLISGTAPNQFSPSKSLTRAQAAVIFIRALGLENLAPLGNFNTGFLDDYAIPLWAKRSIYVAREIGLLSGDEYGRFNPDSYVTREEASSMISRMINFMMNDLTFDYVMRILNYHN; this is encoded by the coding sequence ATGAAAAAAATTATAGGGTTATTTATAATATTCACCCTTTTGATTCCTTTTCCTGTACAGGTTTTTGCCAATGATGCAGGTTTTGAAGGTGGTATTGCCAATGAGCAAGAATACAAAGAAGTTGTATTTATAACGGGACAACCTATTATATTTAGTGGTGTTCTTAAAATTAATCAATCTGTAAGAGGTGATACTACTACAACAACATATAGGTATGACCTTGCTTCCGATTCAGGAGACAAACTCACACGTTCTCTTACTTTTGTTACCCAAGAAGCAAAAAAACCTGAATACAACCAAGTGATTAGCCAGACTACTCTTAAAACATATACTGAAAACATAAAAATAGGGGGAAATACTTACACTTTAGATAGAAATAATGGATATATATACTCGGGTTCTGAAGTAAAAAGCATAAACCCTGGTGTAACTTACTATGCTGGTAACTATTCAGGCGTAAAATTATACAGGGTCAATGGCAATAAAGGGATTGTAAAAGTGACTATAGATGACAAAACAGTAGGATTTATTCATAAATACGGAAGTGCTGACACACATCAAATAAATTATTTAATCGAAAGCACAATGGGGTCAAATGGAGAAGTAAAAAAATGGGTTGGAGAGGCTCATGTAACTGTATCTTTTACTGATAAATCCAGTATTGAATATGTGGAAAATGACCCTCAATATATAAGTTTTAGGGGTGGATATCTTTTAAGGCGAAATAGCGGTGACATGATGGATTACTCTTATAACCTTCCAAAACTAGATGATAACGGCAATGAAATAGGAAGAAACATAGGAAGTGGAAGTTTGAAACTTGATGGCGTGCCATTCGAAGATAGATTGGTGGTTCCGCAGGTTAAAGACATAAACGGAACATGGGGAAAAGAGGATATTAAAAAATTGATGAGTATGGAAATATTTCCTAATGACTCAGAATACTTTGGTCCTAAACTTCCCATATTGCGCTCAGACTTTACTATTGCAGTATCAAAAGCAATTGGCTTAAAACCTTATGAACCGCCTAAAACTACACTTTATTCAGCAAGAAACAAAAATGTTATAGAAATTTCACCTTTTATTGATATATCTACTACTGATCCGAATTATGGATATATAAAAGCGGCTAGTGATACAGGGCTTATCTCAGGTACTGCTCCAAATCAATTTAGTCCTTCTAAATCTCTTACTCGTGCTCAAGCGGCAGTGATATTTATAAGAGCTTTGGGGCTTGAGAACCTTGCTCCTTTAGGGAATTTTAATACTGGTTTTTTAGATGACTACGCCATACCATTGTGGGCAAAAAGAAGTATTTATGTAGCACGAGAGATAGGACTTCTATCAGGTGATGAATACGGCCGGTTTAACCCTGATAGCTATGTAACTAGAGAAGAAGCTTCTTCAATGATATCGAGGATGATAAACTTTATGATGAACGACCTTACTTTTGATTATGTAATGAGGATATTAAATTATCATAATTAA
- the spoIID gene encoding stage II sporulation protein D — MKYAFYGIFFIFFSLIILPSIIVFGFNSHKTSSTPLSEVKLIDGGKLVKLDNLSNTNLYHTVNVFITNQNKIRKMDLEEYVKGVVAAEMPAEFEMEALKAQAVAARTYALSKEIALGGRGCELHPGADVCTDSEHCQAWQSEDELRQKWGENFDKYYAKISQAVEDTKGLVLVYDDALIVPAYHAISGGKTENSEEVWHSKIPYLRSVVSPGEEVASKYKTTVVVSKEEFINKLKQKEPSLKLNSSNILNQVKDIEKTQAGHVKTLKIGNITFSGEEIREVFNLNSTNFSFEAQGNNIVITVIGYGHGVGMSQYGANALAKQGKKFDEILKYYYTGVEIVKIENLLKIQH; from the coding sequence ATGAAATATGCTTTTTATGGAATTTTCTTTATATTTTTTAGTTTAATAATTTTACCTTCTATAATAGTTTTTGGCTTTAATTCTCACAAAACTTCTTCAACACCTTTAAGTGAGGTCAAGCTTATTGATGGAGGAAAGCTAGTAAAATTAGATAATTTAAGTAATACAAATTTATACCATACAGTGAATGTCTTTATAACAAATCAAAACAAAATCAGGAAAATGGATTTAGAAGAGTATGTAAAAGGAGTAGTTGCTGCAGAAATGCCTGCAGAATTTGAAATGGAAGCTTTAAAAGCACAAGCTGTTGCAGCGAGGACTTATGCGCTCTCAAAAGAAATAGCTTTGGGAGGTAGGGGTTGTGAATTGCATCCGGGGGCTGATGTGTGTACTGATTCTGAACATTGCCAAGCATGGCAATCTGAGGATGAGTTGAGGCAAAAGTGGGGAGAAAATTTTGATAAATACTATGCTAAAATATCTCAAGCAGTAGAAGATACAAAAGGGCTTGTATTAGTTTACGATGATGCTTTAATTGTGCCAGCTTATCATGCTATAAGTGGAGGAAAAACAGAAAATTCTGAGGAGGTATGGCATAGCAAAATTCCCTATTTAAGAAGTGTTGTTTCTCCTGGAGAAGAAGTAGCATCAAAATATAAAACTACTGTTGTGGTATCAAAAGAGGAATTTATAAATAAATTAAAACAAAAAGAGCCTTCTTTGAAATTGAATAGTAGCAATATTTTAAATCAAGTAAAAGATATAGAAAAAACACAAGCTGGGCACGTTAAAACGTTGAAAATAGGGAATATAACCTTTAGCGGAGAAGAAATAAGGGAGGTATTTAATCTAAATTCTACAAATTTTAGCTTTGAGGCACAAGGAAATAACATTGTAATAACTGTCATAGGTTATGGTCACGGAGTGGGAATGAGTCAATATGGAGCAAATGCATTGGCAAAACAGGGTAAAAAATTTGATGAAATATTGAAATACTATTATACAGGAGTAGAAATAGTAAAAATCGAAAATTTATTGAAAATACAGCACTGA
- a CDS encoding S-layer homology domain-containing protein — protein MRRLKKIFTILLTIIVLFVLNNIYTYASDNPVYYGTDNAQSIHYSMSFKDMKDSFAKNDIMKMAALSVIRGGGNQKFYPKSYLKREEAIAYIVRLMGLEEQVQKMPISSSTAVGGSNPSTANSNQTGQNNASSQSGPKVDSWAQGIIDVAVKNNLLSKQDMTLDFTANATREEVAYWIAKGLNLAPIYGKDLQKVYAFSDAKSFNTDYMPYIEAVLKSGIMTGYNDSKFGPKDNITREQMASVLNRAFNLGYKLMGYSILNATVQDILYEKDPGENSVKKTFVLLNNKGQNEYIVVQGTYSSKGIVHNSDFLTISNGVPSFSDSIEKGDNVNFYLSGQNVIFAEKNPVFQSTLYGEIKDISASNITLTSESGVEYVFSYNPNTKVYINDYPASIKDLRYGQIATVYLNGNTAYVINVEYEDLGAGKIDTGSRQVTGSIIAIEKQDNGINIKLNNGQFYSIAYDVAVIKDGNTVSLSSIKEGDYVNLYFDDPYTNAPIKVLVENGYHKVYYIIRGNLGSLLASNNSISLNNVEKYYQGTWQRADNFAYYSLDGTKIYYNGFEVSKEDLKNYRGNQIYAAVENHFGTDSITFINITPSFTMSYSGIASFDTQSMILTLNDGRKVTVNDGTIIIKNGMKVPYSSLMGQKQVYVSFSQSDRGLYANFISIIDNIYPDYYYAKGFINGATSNSITVGNYLYTTWSYQAYGYYAIQNNQWNIVGGTKTFYVGDKTYIVDNRDKNSKVIPYTEFLDVKYGKSKYISAHVYVVSQGDNAIAINIMNSTGQERVSTADVEFIDGTKLTLNNVNDWNELNGVWNLNTSLDTIDVSKAVIIKNGQAVNISSINSGDSLYIIRNGSSAVIVTVK, from the coding sequence GTGAGAAGGTTGAAAAAGATATTTACAATTTTACTTACAATAATAGTTTTATTTGTTTTAAATAATATTTATACTTATGCTTCGGACAATCCTGTATATTACGGTACGGACAACGCGCAAAGCATTCATTACAGTATGTCTTTCAAAGATATGAAAGATAGCTTTGCTAAAAATGACATAATGAAAATGGCAGCTCTTTCGGTTATTAGAGGTGGAGGAAATCAAAAATTTTATCCTAAAAGCTATTTAAAAAGAGAAGAGGCAATTGCATATATTGTAAGACTAATGGGATTGGAAGAACAAGTACAGAAGATGCCTATATCCTCCTCTACTGCAGTAGGAGGGAGTAACCCTTCTACTGCTAATTCTAATCAGACTGGGCAAAATAATGCTTCTTCTCAATCAGGTCCCAAAGTAGATTCCTGGGCACAGGGAATAATTGATGTGGCGGTGAAAAATAATCTTTTAAGTAAACAGGATATGACTTTGGATTTTACAGCAAATGCTACAAGAGAAGAGGTTGCCTATTGGATAGCAAAAGGATTGAATCTTGCGCCGATTTACGGAAAAGATTTACAAAAAGTTTATGCTTTTTCGGATGCTAAAAGTTTTAATACTGATTATATGCCATATATTGAAGCAGTTTTAAAAAGTGGAATAATGACAGGTTACAATGATAGTAAATTTGGACCTAAAGACAACATAACCAGAGAGCAGATGGCGTCAGTTTTGAATAGAGCTTTTAACTTGGGATATAAACTAATGGGCTATTCAATACTAAATGCTACAGTGCAGGATATACTTTACGAAAAGGATCCTGGGGAAAATAGTGTAAAGAAAACTTTTGTTCTTCTCAATAATAAAGGGCAAAATGAGTATATTGTAGTTCAAGGAACTTATTCCTCAAAAGGAATAGTTCATAATTCAGATTTTTTGACTATTAGCAATGGTGTTCCTTCTTTTTCTGATTCTATTGAAAAAGGGGATAATGTGAATTTTTATCTAAGCGGTCAAAATGTGATATTTGCTGAAAAAAACCCTGTATTTCAGAGCACTTTGTACGGAGAGATAAAAGACATATCAGCTTCTAACATAACACTTACATCTGAATCAGGAGTTGAATATGTATTTTCTTATAACCCTAATACAAAAGTCTATATAAATGATTATCCTGCTTCTATAAAAGATTTACGATATGGTCAAATAGCTACAGTGTACCTTAATGGTAATACTGCCTATGTTATAAATGTTGAATATGAGGACTTAGGAGCTGGGAAAATCGATACAGGCTCAAGACAAGTAACGGGAAGCATAATAGCTATAGAGAAACAAGATAATGGCATAAATATTAAATTAAACAATGGACAATTTTACTCTATTGCTTATGATGTAGCTGTTATAAAAGATGGAAATACTGTGTCTTTGTCTTCAATAAAAGAGGGAGACTATGTAAATTTGTATTTTGATGACCCTTATACAAATGCACCCATCAAGGTATTAGTAGAAAATGGATACCACAAAGTCTACTATATCATAAGAGGAAATCTCGGAAGTTTACTGGCTTCTAACAATTCTATTTCATTAAACAATGTGGAGAAGTATTATCAAGGTACATGGCAAAGGGCAGATAATTTTGCTTATTATTCTTTGGATGGTACTAAAATATATTACAATGGCTTTGAGGTTAGCAAAGAAGACCTTAAAAATTATAGAGGAAATCAAATTTATGCTGCAGTTGAGAATCATTTTGGAACAGATTCAATTACCTTTATAAATATAACCCCAAGTTTTACAATGAGTTACAGTGGCATTGCAAGTTTTGATACTCAATCGATGATTCTTACATTAAATGATGGCAGAAAAGTAACTGTAAACGATGGTACAATTATTATAAAAAATGGAATGAAAGTGCCCTATTCATCACTTATGGGTCAAAAACAAGTTTATGTGTCTTTTTCCCAAAGTGATAGAGGTTTGTACGCTAATTTTATATCAATAATTGATAATATATATCCAGATTACTATTATGCAAAGGGTTTTATAAACGGGGCAACATCAAATTCTATCACTGTTGGCAATTACTTATATACAACTTGGTCATATCAAGCATATGGTTATTATGCTATACAAAACAATCAATGGAATATTGTAGGAGGCACAAAAACTTTCTATGTGGGAGATAAAACTTATATAGTTGACAATAGAGATAAAAATTCGAAAGTTATTCCCTACACAGAGTTTTTGGATGTAAAATATGGAAAATCTAAATACATCTCTGCTCATGTGTATGTGGTATCACAAGGAGACAATGCTATTGCAATAAACATTATGAATTCCACGGGGCAAGAAAGAGTGTCTACTGCTGATGTTGAATTCATTGACGGCACCAAGTTGACTCTAAATAATGTAAATGACTGGAATGAATTAAATGGGGTTTGGAATTTGAATACCTCTCTTGACACAATAGATGTCTCAAAAGCAGTAATAATTAAAAATGGACAGGCAGTAAATATAAGTTCTATAAATTCGGGAGATTCACTCTATATTATAAGAAATGGGTCATCTGCTGTTATTGTAACGGTTAAGTAA
- a CDS encoding IPT/TIG domain-containing protein, whose translation MKRFLSLAIAVSMILSLFPGNMSKAYGAYSPNITSVASLRLDGTMASPAKGPVDQYTDIKITGSGFVTYDTNGNVVSSVSAVYIDSPIDSNKLTILSANENTIYAKVPPAGNIGLSPDTPYTIIVQRSDGQSAAIFNGFTYVNNPYISKVALDNFITLVKDSNGNIISRTTKSYIRMEGSYLNDIGLAQINGETASVVSQSGSVLITTIPQNINIDPTTLYTVNVTNIYRGRSNTVQTNIYAVNQDITGLSQYTVIVGDTITIYGHGFSTLGSGFKVYVGANLVNSSDVNIVSDTEMTVKVPAPKDTTLEYQNIDIVAADGSTATLVDALKIIPTPAVITIDNITPNAGSVSGGTKVIIVGQNLREDLIVKFGGVVAKSVQSISLPGLTANQRAIQVTTPPYSKSGPVDVSLVDPITGYTVTKQNGFFYLAVEDTMVVVDMNPDHGYESGNTDVTLWGFNFQRSDDPSTYTANSDNTEITYTNTNYTYKDPATGNLVVGSRERKLYVTFGGNKAQIKSIFNPGTGQQTLNVLSPSVTLNPPGQDMPVDVVVTVETTIKDANGNVVMQYSEQSSPPTKFTYNPLPSNPQILSISPGSGSRAGGDTVIIQGFDIRPGVQVYFGDKLATVKDLTTGGDNRSVLTVISPPSTALGYVDVKVVNKDADANRGFAIYPKGYYYYTAPSISNIFTNFGSKYGGNFITLTGSDFYVGQTVIDGVYMAKYPDVRIGNIQLKVISVEDKDGNIIDGKKLNIGTKIKAIVPETQVPYTVGWQDVTIQNYDGINGTVGGSVTLQNAFEIKDTQKNPTITSVDPSKGPTKGGIPIKIMGSNFEKGSIVTIDGVQATVTKVLSGNTEIDATTPPGTLGKKIVQVVNPSDGGTATLADGFEYLLIETKPQITKVVPNYGGKGTLVYIFGSDFSLKVGDSEGAKAYIGDTVLENVYVINDTTITGIIPDMKYSGLYDIKVVNPDTAQAVAPEKFHFLVPESNPIITSIYPNFGTVKGGTSILIEGSDFRRGAEVFIGGNKATNVSISPDGKTITATTPPGIPGKTYVTVVNYDGGNYTYGLHEGESGFTYVVPNSQPVITKIEPNSGSTYGGQEVTIYGQDFRISKDENGNILKDENGNPIGPEVYFGNVKAEKVTYIDYGTLKVITPPNTPGKVRVTVVNYDAGLGYLDNGYTYIQSNPQIKEVIPPKFDKAGGTYGIIVGSDFAVPVYDNDKLVVPGSSVYIDGALVQDVKVIDSTMIKFTAPPVDKIGMKELKVVNPDGGSAVFKIEYVSPNSHPLITSITPNKGNINGGTYVTIKGQDFREKVKVYFDAYEAKVVANTSDTITVITPAADPQKDLDRLVDVTVFNVDDGGSYTLKEAFMYITTESNPKITSITPNTGSTKGGETVTITGNDFRQGARVFFGDVEAYNVIVKSYNTIVVTTPGHAEGKVDVIVRNPDYANAVLPQGFTYVQTVPDNPVGFWAESIAGNDHTLYLHWSEAKGAKYYEIYGKTANSADYKFITATDKLEYFVTNLSPNTTYSFIMRAVNDLGPSDFVYTYATTDTSSNSKYDTSVTGVKNDTTYATANGSLVITLGDDVLNSAIYKIDLTGYQYKNISKWVINIPSKYKSKTSTIWIIMPGFNIKFTLNSLYLSGDYDRITINKLSDKTYDEISRNMPKGYKILSDIYDISYEKIDGDRTSSYPYFYNKVNVTLNVDKNRLGNRNINFSKLSYITSSISTGTDTGFTVVRTGISNMIVDNALNNISGDISYPGRLAVIY comes from the coding sequence ATGAAGAGATTTTTGTCATTGGCTATTGCTGTAAGCATGATATTGTCACTTTTTCCGGGAAATATGTCGAAAGCATATGGAGCATATTCTCCAAATATAACATCGGTAGCTTCTTTGAGATTAGATGGGACAATGGCATCTCCTGCTAAAGGTCCTGTTGACCAATACACTGACATAAAAATTACAGGAAGCGGTTTTGTTACATACGATACAAATGGCAATGTAGTCTCTTCTGTCAGTGCAGTTTACATTGATTCACCCATAGATTCCAATAAGCTCACAATATTAAGTGCAAATGAAAATACAATTTATGCGAAAGTTCCTCCAGCAGGAAACATCGGTCTTAGCCCAGATACTCCTTATACTATAATTGTTCAGCGAAGTGACGGACAGAGTGCAGCTATATTTAATGGCTTTACCTATGTAAATAACCCATATATTTCAAAAGTAGCTCTTGATAACTTTATTACACTTGTCAAAGATTCAAATGGCAATATTATAAGCAGAACTACAAAGTCGTATATAAGAATGGAAGGAAGTTATTTAAATGATATAGGATTAGCGCAGATCAACGGAGAAACAGCTTCAGTTGTTTCGCAAAGTGGTTCTGTGCTTATTACGACTATTCCTCAAAACATTAACATAGACCCTACAACTTTATACACTGTAAATGTTACAAATATATACCGTGGGCGTTCTAATACAGTGCAAACGAATATTTATGCTGTAAATCAAGATATAACGGGATTATCTCAATATACTGTCATTGTAGGAGATACAATTACTATATATGGTCATGGTTTTTCCACTCTTGGTAGCGGATTTAAAGTGTATGTAGGAGCGAATCTTGTAAATTCTTCAGATGTAAATATAGTAAGTGATACTGAGATGACTGTAAAGGTTCCTGCTCCTAAAGATACGACACTTGAGTATCAAAATATTGATATTGTCGCAGCTGACGGTTCTACTGCTACTTTAGTTGATGCTTTAAAAATAATACCTACACCTGCTGTAATTACTATAGATAATATTACTCCAAATGCGGGTTCTGTATCAGGAGGGACAAAAGTTATAATTGTAGGGCAAAATTTGAGAGAGGATTTAATAGTAAAATTTGGGGGAGTTGTGGCAAAAAGTGTACAAAGTATCAGCTTACCTGGCCTTACAGCAAATCAGCGAGCTATACAAGTTACTACACCTCCTTACAGTAAGTCTGGACCAGTGGATGTGAGTTTGGTTGATCCTATTACGGGGTATACAGTAACTAAACAAAATGGATTTTTCTACCTTGCTGTTGAAGATACTATGGTGGTTGTTGATATGAATCCTGATCATGGATATGAAAGCGGAAACACAGATGTAACACTATGGGGATTTAACTTTCAAAGAAGCGATGATCCTTCCACTTATACTGCTAATTCTGACAACACAGAAATAACTTATACTAATACAAATTACACTTACAAAGACCCTGCAACAGGAAATTTAGTGGTAGGTTCCAGAGAAAGAAAACTTTATGTCACTTTTGGCGGTAACAAAGCCCAGATAAAAAGCATATTCAATCCTGGAACAGGACAACAAACTTTGAATGTGTTGTCTCCTAGTGTTACACTTAATCCACCTGGCCAAGATATGCCAGTAGATGTGGTTGTTACAGTGGAAACGACTATAAAAGATGCTAATGGAAATGTAGTTATGCAGTACTCTGAACAGAGCTCTCCACCTACAAAATTTACTTACAATCCACTGCCTTCAAATCCCCAAATTTTAAGCATATCACCCGGTTCGGGAAGCCGTGCCGGTGGAGATACAGTGATTATTCAGGGATTTGATATAAGGCCTGGTGTACAAGTGTACTTTGGGGATAAATTAGCCACTGTTAAAGATTTAACAACTGGTGGAGACAATAGGTCAGTGCTTACAGTTATTTCGCCACCATCTACTGCTTTGGGTTATGTAGACGTAAAAGTTGTAAATAAGGATGCGGATGCCAATAGAGGCTTTGCAATTTACCCAAAAGGCTATTATTACTATACTGCTCCTTCTATAAGCAATATTTTTACAAATTTTGGTTCAAAATATGGTGGTAACTTTATTACACTAACAGGTAGTGATTTTTATGTAGGGCAGACAGTCATAGATGGAGTGTATATGGCTAAATATCCTGATGTAAGAATTGGAAATATTCAATTAAAAGTAATTTCTGTTGAAGACAAAGATGGCAATATAATAGATGGAAAGAAACTTAACATTGGTACAAAGATTAAAGCTATAGTACCTGAAACACAAGTACCTTATACAGTTGGATGGCAAGACGTGACAATTCAAAATTACGATGGCATAAATGGTACTGTAGGCGGAAGTGTGACTTTGCAAAATGCTTTTGAGATAAAAGATACTCAAAAGAATCCGACTATTACCTCCGTTGACCCTAGTAAAGGTCCTACAAAAGGTGGCATACCTATCAAAATCATGGGAAGCAACTTTGAAAAGGGAAGCATAGTTACAATAGATGGAGTACAGGCAACCGTCACAAAAGTCTTAAGTGGCAATACTGAAATAGATGCGACTACGCCACCGGGGACATTGGGTAAAAAAATTGTTCAAGTTGTAAATCCTTCTGACGGCGGTACAGCGACATTAGCAGATGGATTTGAGTATCTTTTGATTGAAACAAAGCCCCAGATAACTAAAGTTGTTCCTAATTACGGTGGCAAAGGGACACTTGTGTACATTTTTGGAAGCGACTTTTCACTGAAAGTTGGGGATAGCGAAGGAGCAAAAGCTTATATAGGAGATACTGTTCTTGAAAATGTGTATGTAATAAATGACACAACAATTACAGGAATAATACCCGACATGAAGTATTCTGGTCTTTACGATATAAAAGTTGTAAATCCTGATACTGCTCAAGCTGTGGCTCCCGAAAAATTCCATTTCCTTGTACCAGAAAGTAATCCAATAATAACTTCTATATACCCAAACTTTGGTACAGTAAAGGGTGGCACTTCTATCTTGATTGAAGGTAGCGATTTTAGAAGGGGAGCAGAGGTATTTATAGGAGGCAACAAAGCAACAAATGTAAGCATAAGTCCTGATGGAAAGACGATAACCGCTACTACTCCTCCAGGAATTCCAGGTAAAACTTATGTAACTGTTGTAAACTATGATGGCGGTAATTACACTTATGGACTTCATGAAGGGGAAAGCGGGTTTACATATGTTGTGCCCAACAGCCAGCCTGTTATTACAAAGATAGAACCCAATAGTGGCTCTACTTATGGAGGACAAGAAGTGACCATATATGGTCAAGACTTTAGAATTTCCAAAGACGAAAATGGAAATATACTAAAAGATGAAAACGGCAATCCAATAGGTCCTGAAGTATATTTTGGAAATGTCAAAGCGGAGAAGGTCACTTATATTGATTATGGAACTTTAAAAGTTATTACACCTCCTAATACTCCTGGGAAAGTGAGAGTAACTGTTGTAAACTATGATGCAGGGCTTGGGTACCTTGACAATGGATATACATATATTCAATCAAATCCTCAGATTAAAGAAGTTATACCTCCAAAGTTTGATAAGGCTGGAGGGACTTATGGCATTATTGTAGGAAGTGATTTTGCAGTTCCTGTATATGATAACGACAAATTAGTAGTACCGGGTTCTTCTGTTTATATTGATGGAGCTTTAGTGCAGGATGTAAAAGTTATAGACAGTACAATGATAAAATTTACTGCTCCTCCAGTTGATAAAATAGGCATGAAGGAATTAAAGGTGGTAAATCCAGATGGAGGAAGTGCTGTATTTAAAATAGAGTATGTATCTCCAAACTCACATCCTTTAATAACCTCTATAACTCCCAATAAAGGCAATATTAATGGAGGTACCTATGTAACTATCAAAGGACAAGACTTTAGAGAAAAAGTTAAAGTGTATTTCGATGCCTATGAAGCGAAAGTAGTTGCGAATACCTCTGATACTATTACTGTAATCACTCCTGCTGCAGATCCGCAGAAAGACTTAGACCGTCTTGTGGATGTGACGGTGTTTAATGTTGATGACGGAGGCAGTTATACTTTAAAGGAAGCGTTTATGTATATTACTACAGAGTCCAATCCGAAGATAACTTCTATTACTCCTAATACAGGGTCTACAAAAGGAGGAGAAACAGTAACCATAACAGGTAATGACTTTAGACAGGGTGCAAGGGTGTTTTTTGGAGATGTAGAAGCTTATAATGTAATTGTGAAAAGTTATAACACGATTGTCGTGACAACCCCAGGGCATGCAGAGGGAAAAGTAGATGTAATTGTGAGAAATCCCGATTATGCAAATGCTGTTTTGCCTCAAGGTTTTACTTATGTGCAAACAGTACCGGATAATCCAGTAGGCTTTTGGGCCGAATCAATAGCCGGTAACGACCATACATTATATTTGCATTGGTCAGAGGCAAAAGGAGCAAAATACTATGAAATCTATGGTAAGACAGCTAATTCGGCAGATTACAAATTCATCACTGCAACAGATAAATTGGAATATTTCGTGACAAATCTTTCGCCAAATACTACTTACTCTTTTATTATGAGAGCTGTAAATGATTTAGGTCCCAGTGATTTTGTATATACTTATGCTACTACTGATACTTCTTCTAACAGCAAATATGACACTTCTGTTACAGGAGTGAAAAATGACACTACTTATGCGACAGCAAATGGTTCTCTGGTCATTACATTAGGAGATGATGTTTTAAATTCAGCTATTTACAAAATTGATTTGACAGGCTACCAATATAAAAATATAAGCAAATGGGTTATAAATATACCGTCTAAATATAAAAGTAAAACTTCTACCATATGGATTATAATGCCTGGATTTAATATAAAATTTACCCTTAATAGCCTCTACCTATCAGGAGATTATGACAGAATAACAATAAATAAGTTATCAGATAAAACTTATGACGAAATATCAAGAAATATGCCAAAAGGCTATAAGATATTATCTGACATTTATGACATAAGTTATGAAAAAATTGACGGTGATAGGACAAGTAGTTATCCATATTTTTATAATAAAGTAAATGTAACATTAAATGTTGACAAAAATAGACTTGGCAATAGAAATATAAATTTTTCAAAACTTTCATATATAACTTCATCGATCAGCACTGGTACAGATACTGGGTTTACAGTAGTAAGGACTGGTATATCAAACATGATAGTGGACAATGCATTGAATAATATATCAGGTGATATATCTTATCCAGGCAGGCTAGCTGTTATTTATTGA